The following is a genomic window from Micropterus dolomieu isolate WLL.071019.BEF.003 ecotype Adirondacks linkage group LG12, ASM2129224v1, whole genome shotgun sequence.
tttttctgttgtgtctCTAACACTTTGCAGGGCAGCGCTGCGACTGCACAGAGCATGACTTGCCTAAAGACCGTACCATTTCTCGGTTGCGGGGGGAATTGCACCGTCTTCAGGAGCAGATGAGGAAGTCGGAGGCAACCAAACAACCCCAGAAACAGTCCGCTAAGCCCTCCCTGCCCACCATCTTTGTCATCACCCCGACATACGCAAGGTAGGCCAGGAGGCTGATTTCCTGCTCAAACTTCTGTTACTGAtcatttctctttctcacacacacacacacacacacacacacacacacacacacacacacacacacacacacacacacacacacagttcttctgatttctgtctgtccctgtccagGCTGGTGCAGAAGGCCGAGCTGACTCGTTTGTCCCAGACCTTCCTCCATGTTCCCCAGCTCCACTGGATCGTGGTGGAAGACTCACCACACAAGACGCCACTGGTGACTGATCTCCTGGTGAAGAGTGGCCTGAcctacacacacctacacatgcCCACCACCAAGGACCGCAAACTGCAGGATGTGGGTAGAGACATTGATTTGCAGAGACAAAAATCAGCAACCAgtctttcttgtttttgtccTCAAATTTAAATCAAATGCAGATTTTTGCAATttggtatttattatttttccttatttaagtacgaacaaagtgctttaaaagaAGAGCTTTTGATTATTCAGTGTGAACGCTCACTCTCCACCTCAGGGTGACCCCAGCTGGCTGAAGCCCCGTGGAGTCGAGCAGAGGAATGAGGGCCTACGGTGGCTCAGAGAGGACAGAAGGGCTCAGCCAGGAGGAGACAACCAGCGGGGAGTGGTTTACTTCGCTGACGACGATAACACGTACAGCCTGCAGATATTTGAAGAGGTGGGTGTTGGCGGTGTGAAggtgtttattttaatgatcATTCAGGAGCGGGCAGGTCGTTTGTTACTGTGTCTACAGCTGAGCAagtgtctgtttttaaatgtgccatgattagaaaaagagagagaaagtccTCTTGTCTTGTTTCAGATGAGGAGCACCCAGCGAGTATCTGTGTGGCCGGTGGGACTGGTTGGAGGGATGAAATATGAGAGGCCCGTGGTTGAAGGAGGAAAGGTAGGTGCTTTTTATACTTTGGTTTGTCACCCGTG
Proteins encoded in this region:
- the b3gat3 gene encoding galactosylgalactosylxylosylprotein 3-beta-glucuronosyltransferase 3, which produces MGMRMKLKLKTVFVLYFMVSLLGLIYALMQLGQRCDCTEHDLPKDRTISRLRGELHRLQEQMRKSEATKQPQKQSAKPSLPTIFVITPTYARLVQKAELTRLSQTFLHVPQLHWIVVEDSPHKTPLVTDLLVKSGLTYTHLHMPTTKDRKLQDGDPSWLKPRGVEQRNEGLRWLREDRRAQPGGDNQRGVVYFADDDNTYSLQIFEEMRSTQRVSVWPVGLVGGMKYERPVVEGGKVIRFHTGWRPSRPFPMDMAGFAVSLKLVLTNPEACFDGDAPMGFLESSFLQGLVTMDELEPKADNCSKVLVWHTRTEKPKMKREEALQAQGLGSDPAVEV